A stretch of Coccidioides posadasii str. Silveira chromosome 2, complete sequence DNA encodes these proteins:
- the FAS1 gene encoding beta subunit of fatty acid synthetase (EggNog:ENOG410Q0WA~COG:I~BUSCO:76at33183), which yields MYGTSTGPQTGINTPRSSQSLRPLFLSHGSLEFSFLVPTSLHFHASQLKDAFSASLPEPTDELAQDDEPSSVPELVARYLGFVARQVEEGEDDAQGSYIDLLKLALNEFERAFMRGNDVHAVAGSLPGITAKKLLVVEAYYAARASAARPTKPHESALLRAAADGTATLYSVYGGQGNIEEYFDELREIYSTYPSFVEDLISSSAELLQTLARDPDAIKQYSKGMDILRWLHDRDTQPDTDYLVSAPVSLPLIGLVQLAHYMATCKAMGKQPGEILERFSGTTGHSQGIVTAAVIATATTWESFGKAAKNALTMLFWIGLRSQQAYPRTSLAPSTLQDSIEHGEGVPTPMLSIRDLPRAAVQEHIDATNQHLPKDRHIAISLVNSARNFVVTGPPISLYGLNLRLRKVKAPTGLDQNRVPFTQRKVRFVNRFLPITAPFHSKYLTSAFDIIAEDLEDIQIPASSLRIPVYDTNTGVDLRQSGDKDVVPALVRMITSDPVNWENATVFENATHIVDFGPGGISGLGVLTNRNKDGTGVRVILAGSMDGTNAEVGYKPELFDRDEEHAVKYAVNWVKEFGPRLVKTSVGQTFVDTKMSRLLGVPPVMVAGMTPTTVPWDFVAATMTAGYQIELAGGGYYNAKTMTEALHKIEKAIPPGRGITVNLIYVNPRAMGWQIPLIGKLRADGVPIEGLTIGAGVPSIEVANEYIETLGIKHIGFKPGSMEAIQQVINIAKANPTFPVILQWTGGRGGGHHSFEDFHQPILQMYSRIRRCDNIVLVAGSGFGGAEDTYPYLTGTWSRQFGYPSMPFDGCMFGSRMMTAKEAHTSKAAKEAIAAAPGVDDSEWEKTYNGPAGGVITVRSEMGEPIHKLATRGVLLWAEMDKRIFALDKAKRLPELKKNRDYIIKKLNDDFQKVWFGRDSSGNTVDLEDMTYAEVVHRMVDLMYVKHQSRWIDDSLKRLTGDFIRRVEERFTSTEGQASLLQSYSQLDKPYPAVSDILKAYPEASSQLISAQDVQHFLLLCQRRGQKPVPFVPALDENFEFWFKKDSLWQSEDLEAVVGQDVGRVCILQGPMAAKYSNSVDEPVKDILEGIHRNHIKGLIRDVYHGEESNVPVVEYFGGRLLLENEDDRDIDGLTVSEDSTKISYRLSSSPSANLPDLERWLHLLAGKAYSWRHAFFTAEVFIQGHRFQSNPMKRLLAPTRGMYIEIANPDTPQKTVISVREPSQSGKLVKTVEVRMSSKNEISLTLYEGRTAENGVVPLVFQFVYHPETGYAPIREIMEGRNDRIKEFYYRIWFAEKSVPFDTPATSVFDGGSTTVVTKDIADFVHAVGNTGEAFVDRPGKEVYAPMDFAIVVGWKAITKPIFPRVIDGDLLKLVHLSNGFRMVPGAEPIKVGDVLETTAQINAIINQDSGKMVEVCGTIKRDGQAIMHVTSQFLYRGTYTDYETTFQRKEEVPMQVHLASTKDVAVLQSKEWFRLDDPDVELLGQTLTFRLQSTVRFKNKTVFHSVETMGQVLLELPTKEIIQVASVEYEAGTSHGNPVIDYLQRHGQSIEQPVHFENPIPLSGKTPLILKAPASNETYARVSGDYNPIHVSRVFSSYANLPGTITHGMYTSAAVRSLVETWAAENNIGRVRSFHASLVGMVLPNDDLVVKLQHVGMIAGRKIIKVETSNQATEDKVLLGEAEVEQPVSAYVFTGQGSQEQGMGMDLYNSSPVAQEVWDRADKHFLENYGFSIINIVKNNPRELTIHFGGPRGKKIRQNYMSMTFESVNADGTIKSEKIFKEVNEQSTSYTYRSPSGLLSATQFTQPALTLMEKASFEDMRSKGLVQRDSSFAGHSLGEYSALAALADVMPIESLVSVVFYRGLTMQVAVERDEQGRSNYSMCAVNPSRISPTFNEQALQYVVENISQECGWLLEIVNYNVANMQYVCAGDLRALDCLTNVLNVLKAQKIDIQALMKTMSLEDVKAHLVEIIKECRKQTEAKPKPLTLERGFATIPLKGIDVPFHSTFLRSGVKPFRSFLLKKINKSTIDPSKLIGKYIPNVTARPFQITKEYFEDVYRLTNSPRIGHVLANWDKYEDPLDARN from the exons ATGTACGGCACTTCTACGGGCCCGCAGACGGGCATCAACACACCCCGCTCCTCGCAGTCCCTGAGGcctcttttcctctcccACGGGTCTCTCGAATTCTCCTTTCTCGTCCCAACCTCACTCCACTTCCATGCATCACAGCTCAAAGATGCGTTCTCCGCGTCCCTCCCTGAACCCACAGACGAGCTCGCCCAGGATGATGAGCCATCTTCTGTTCCTGAACTCGTCGCTAGATATCTCGGTTTCGTTGCGCGACAGGTGGAGGAAGGCGAAGATGACGCCCAAGGCTCATACATAGACCTGCTTAAGCTGGCTCTGAACGAATTCGAGCGGGCGTTCATGCGAGGAAACGACGTGCATGCAGTCGCTGGCTCTCTGCCCGGTATCACCGCCAAAAAGCTGCTGGTCGTCGAGGCTTACTACGCGGCCCGCGCGTCTGCAGCCAGGCCCACAAAACCTCACGAGTCAGCTTTACTCAGGGCTGCCGCTGATGGTACTGCAACATTGTACAGTGTGTACGGCGGACAAGGCAACATCGAAGAGTATTTCGACGAACTTCGGGAAATCTATTCTACCTATCCTTCTTTCGTGGAAGATTTGATTTCGTCATCGGCTGAGCTACTTCAAACCTTGGCTCGGGACCCCGACGCGATCAAACAGTACTCGAAAGGAATGGACATCCTGCGGTGGCTTCACGATCGTGACACTCAGCCAGATACTGATTACCTCGTGTCAGCACCCGTCAGTCTCCCGTTGATCGGTTTGGTGCAACTTGCTCATTACATGGCCACCTGCAAGGCAATGGGCAAGCAGCCTGGTGAGATCTTGGAACGGTTCAGCGGTACCACCGGTCACTCTCAGGGTATCGTCACGGCTGCGGTAATTGCAACCGCAACGACATGGGAGTCTTTTGGAAAGGCCGCCAAGAATGCCTTGACGATGCTGTTCTGGATTGGATTGCGTAGCCAGCAGGCTTATCCACGGACGTCATTGGCTCCTTCTACCCTCCAAGACTCGATTGAACATGGAGAAGGAGTCCCAACACCTATGCTGTCCATTCGTGACTTGCCCCGCGCAGCCGTTCAAGAGCACATCGATGCGACTAATCAGCACCTGCCCAAAGACCGCCACATTGCCATCTCTCTGGTTAATAGCGCCCGGAATTTCGTCGTTACCGGTCCTCCAATTTCCCTCTACGGTTTGAACTTGCGACTCCGAAAAGTCAAAGCCCCCACTGGATTGGATCAAAACCGGGTGCCCTTCACCCAGCGCAAAGTCCGCTTTGTCAACAGATTTTTGCCCATTACGGCGCCATTCCACAGCAAGTACCTCACCTCCGCTTTCGATATTATTGCAGAAGACCTCGAGGACATCCAAATCCCCGCAAGCTCACTTCGCATTCCTGTTTACGATACCAATACAGGTGTTGACTTGCGGCAAAGTGGGGATAAAGATGTTGTTCCCGCGCTGGTTCGCATGATCACAAGTGACCCTGTGAACTGGGAGAACGCCACCGTATTCGAGAATGCTACTCATATCGTTGACTTCGGTCCTGGCGGTATTTCAGGTCTTGGGGTTTTGACCAACCGCAACAAGGATGGTACCGGAGTGCGAGTCATTCTCGCAGGATCCATGGACGGTACAAACGCTGAAGTTGGCTATAAACCTGAGCTCTTTGATCGAGATGAGGAGCACGCGGTGAAATATGCGGTAAATTGGGTCAAAGAATTTGGTCCTCGTTTGGTCAAAACCTCTGTCGGTCAAACGTTTGTCGACACCAAGATGAGTAGGCTTCTGGGTGTTCCGCCTGTCATGGTTGCTGGTATGACACCCACCACCGTCCCGTGGGATTTCGTTGCTGCCACCATGACCGCTGGTTACCAGATTGAGCTTGCTGGGGGTGGTTATTACAATGCCAAAACTATGACAGAGGCTTTGCACAAAATCGAGAAAGCAATTCCTCCCGGCCGTGGTATCACTGTTAACTTAATTTACGTCAATCCCCGTGCGATGGGTTGGCAGATACCCTTGATCGGCAAACTCCGCGCTGATGGAGTCCCGATTGAAGGTCTTACGATTGGTGCCGGTGTTCCGTCTATTGAAGTCGCAAACGAATATATCGAGACCCTTGGTATCAAACACATTGGCTTCAAGCCGGGTTCCATGGAGGCTATCCAGCAGGTCATTAATATCGCCAAAGCCAACCCAACTTTCCCAGTTATTCTACAATGGACTGGTGGTCGCGGCGGCGGTCACCATTCCTTTGAGGATTTCCACCAGCCGATCTTGCAGATGTACAGCCGTATCCGTCGATGTGATAATATAGTATTAGTTGCCGGTAGCGGCTTTGGTGGCGCTGAAGATACTTACCCATATTTGACCGGTACTTGGTCTAGACAGTTCGGCTATCCTTCCATGCCCTTTGATGGATGCATGTTTGGCAGTCGTATGATGACAGCGAAGGAAGCACACACCTCCAAGGCGGCGAAGGAAGCTATTGCTGCTGCCCCGGGTGTCGATGACAGTGAGTGGGAGAAGACCTATAATGGCCCTGCTGGCGGTGTCATCACGGTGCGATCTGAGATGGGTGAACCAATCCACAAGCTTGCAACTCGTGGTGTTTTGCTCTGGGCTGAGATGGACAAGAGAATCTTTGCTCTGGACAAAGCCAAGCGTCTTCCCGAACTTAAGAAGAATCGCGACTACATCATCAAAAAGTTGAATGACGACTTCCAGAAGGTTTGGTTCGGTCGTGACTCCTCCGGAAATACCGTCGATCTTGAAGATATGACTTATGCGGAGGTCGTCCACCGTATGGTTGATTTGATGTATGTGAAGCACCAGTCACGATGGATTGATGACTCTTTGAAACGCCTCACCGGCGACTTTATCCGTCGTGTCGAAGAACGGTTCACATCTACCGAAGGACAAGCATCTCTGCTTCAATCTTACTCTCAACTCGATAAGCCATACCCCGCTGTTAGTGATATTCTAAAGGCATACCCCGAGGCTTCCTCCCAACTCATTAGCGCCCAAGATGTGCAACATTTCTTGCTGCTCTGTCAAAGACGAGGTCAAAAGCCAGTCCCATTTGTCCCTGCACTCGATGAAAACTTTGAGTTCTGGTTCAAGAAAGATTCCCTCTGGCAGTCTGAAGATCTTGAGGCTGTCGTGGGTCAAGATGTCGGCCGCGTTTGTATCTTGCAAGGCCCGATGGCGGCTAAATACTCGAATAGCGTCGACGAGCCGGTTAAAGACATTCTTGAGGGTATTCACCGCAATCACATCAAGGGTCTTATCCGCGATGTCTATCACGGAGAAGAATCTAACGTCCCTGTTGTGGAATATTTCGGCGGTCGCTTGCTTCTTGAAAACGAGGATGACCGTGACATCGATGGCCTGACCGTTTCCGAAGACTCGACAAAGATTTCTTACAGGCTATCTTCCTCTCCTTCTGCAAATCTGCCTGATCTTGAGCGTTGGCTCCATCTCCTTGCCGGAAAAGCGTATTCCTGGAGACACGCCTTTTTCACCGCCGAAGTGTTCATCCAAGGCCATCGCTTCCAATCTAACCCAATGAAGCGCCTTCTTGCTCCTACACGTGGAATGTATATTGAAATTGCCAACCCGGATACGCCACAGAAGACGGTTATCAGCGTCCGAGAACCCTCCCAGTCTGGTAAATTAGTGAAAACCGTTGAAGTCCGGATGAGCAGTAAAAATGAGATCTCTCTGACGCTCTACGAGGGAAGGACGGCCGAAAATGGCGTTGTTCCACTGGTGTTCCAATTCGTTTATCATCCGGAAACTGGCTATGCACCGATCAGAGAGATAATGGAAGGCCGCAATGATCGCATCAAGGAGTTCTATTATCGTATTTGGTTTGCCGAGAAATCTGTTCCATTTGATACGCCTGCTACCAGCGTGTTTGATGGAGGATCCACAACCGTGGTCACCAAGGATATTGCTGACTTCGTGCATGCTGTCGGGAATACTGGTGAAGCCTTTGTTGACCGCCCGGGCAAGGAGGTATATGCTCCTATGGATTTCGCTATTGTTGTTGGATGGAAAGCAATCACAAAGCCAATTTTCCCTCGCGTCATTGATGGAGATCTTTTGAAGTTGGTGCACTTGTCAAATGGTTTTCGAATGGTTCCCGGGGCGGAGCCAATCAAAGTTGGCGACGTTTTGGAGACTACTGCTCAGATCAATGCGATTATCAACCAAGACTCCGGAAAGATGGTTGAGGTCTGTGGTACAATCAAGCGAGATGGCCAGGCGATAATGCATGTCACGAGTCAATTCCTTTACAGAGGCACGTATACCGATTACGAGACGACATTCCAGCGCAAAGAGGAGGTGCCTATGCAGGTCCATCTGGCGTCAACCAAGGATGTCGCGGTTCTTCAGTCTAAGGAATGGTTCCGCCTTGATGACCCTGATGTGGAGCTTCTCGGGCAAACTCTCACTTTCCGCCTTCAGAGTACCGTTCGATTCAAGAACAAGACTGTCTTCCATAGCGTTGAGACAATGGGTCAAGTGCTCTTAGAACTGCCAACCAAGGAAATCATCCAGGTTGCGTCGGTCGAATACGAAGCTGGAACTTCCCATGGAAATCCTGTAATTGACTACTTGCAGCGCCACGGCCAGTCTATCGAGCAGCCCGTTCACTTCGAGAATCCCATCCCACTTAGCGGCAAGACACCACTTATCCTGAAAGCTCCTGCATCCAATGAAACCTATGCACGCGTCTCTGGAGATTACAATCCCATCCACGTTTCTCGTGTATTCTCTAGCTACGCAAATCTGCCTGGCACCATCACACATGGCATGTATACTAGTGCTGCAGTCCGAAGTTTAGTCGAAACCTGGGCCGCTGAAAACAATATTGGTCGTGTTCGCAGCTTCCATGCCTCCCTTGTTGGTATGGTTCTTCCCAATGATGACCTTGTTGTCAAGCTTCAGCATGTGGGTATGATTGCCGGACGAAAGATCATCAAGGTCGAGACGAGCAACCAAGCAACGGAAGACAAGGTCTTGCTTGGTGAGGCTGAAGTTGAGCAACCCGTCTCTGCTTATGTATTTACTGGCCAGGGTTCTCAAGAGCAAGGTATGGGTATGGATCTCTACAACTCGAGTCCTGTTGCGCAAGAGGTCTGGGACCGCGCCGACAAGCATTTCTTGGAGAATTATGGTTTCTCTATCATCAACATCGTCAAAAATAACCCGCGTGAATTGACCATTCACTTTGGTGGCCCACGAGGAAAGAAAATACGACAGAACTATATGTCCATGACTTTCGAATCTGTTAACGCTGATGGCACGATCAAGTCAGAGAAGATTTTCAAGGAAGTGAATGAACAGTCAACTTCTTACACGTATAGGTCGCCATCAGGCCTCCTCTCCGCGACACAATTCACCCAGCCTGCTCTGACCCTCATGGAAAAAGCCAGTTTCGAGGATATGCGGTCCAAGGGTTTGGTTCAGCGTGACAGTTCATTTGCTGGACACTCCCTTGGCGAATACTCTGCCCTTGCTGCCCTTGCTGACGTTATGCCCATCGAGAGTTTGGTGTCCGTTGTGTTCTACCGCGGATTGACCATGCAGGTGGCTGTCGAACGTGATGAGCAAGGTCGATCCAACTATTCCATGTGTGCTGTCAATCCAAGCCGCATCTCTCCGACATTCAACGAGCAGGCTCTTCAGTACGTGGTTGAGAATATTTCTCAGGAGTGTGGCTGGTTATTGGAGATTGTCAACTATAACGTCGCCAACATGCAATATGTTTGTGCTGGAGAT CTTCGAGCTCTTGACTGCCTTACAAATGTCCTTAATGTTCTCAAGGCTCAGAAGATCGACATCCAAGCGTTGATGAAGACCATGTCTCTGGAAGACGTCAAGGCCCATCTCGTCGAAATCATCAAGGAATGCAGAAAACAAACCGAAGCAAAGCCTAAGCCACTCACCCTTGAGCGTGGTTTCGCTACAATCCCTCTGAAGGGAATCGACGTGCCATTCCACAGTACCTTCCTTCGCTCTGGCGTGAAACCTTTCAGATCTTTCTTGCTCAAGAAGATTAATAAGTCCACCATCGATCCCAGCAAGTTGATCGGCAAATACATTCCCAACGTCACTGCACGTCCTTTCCAGATCACCAAAGAGTACTTCGAGGATGTGTACCGACTTACCAACTCTCCCCGCATCGGCCATGTATTGGCTAACTGGGACAAATACGAAGACCCCTTGGACGCTAGGAATTAA
- a CDS encoding uncharacterized protein (EggNog:ENOG410PJN7~COG:K~BUSCO:4221at33183), with translation MSSVPPNGPPGRVPPAGRAGPFIKVRRPKPADPLVRPKKRPIPRSQGLAPGGAPVANGQPRPSPQLPPKPQSNTSTPKPPPIPSADDMTVNGFSGPLLCQNYVDFALVTTKRAMKEGLKHHVAKFLSKKNIDPRDESQFTRPVRLQRRDPRATTEPPPIERQQNAQKGREGNLTEAEREALEAKKAARAKEREENLAQIAPSASGGPKRTNVPKQRIQQVFKSEMTPEEIAKARVKYEEALPWHLEDFDNKNTWVGKYEAAMSETYAMFVLEQNGKLRLVPIDKWYKFSGKNPFKALTIEEAEKYMSKKIKDPRWFMEKEQERKQERELADFAKQRKVYTGRVVSSGVGEGGEGDDMDFEEDRFADDEEHVVVEEDEEAKLAEKRIKKDQLKANVFNLRDERDYEAEENQERREKEALKEFGKKVRKALQRREKNYDYSSGSDANPWSEDENTDESEAERIRAEEEKKEGEKSSAPQTKGTSTPSDRGKFTDALKKGPTQQMKKRPGSPNVSDASGTDTPRKKAKNKHIGQPLSTTGSKPGSRPMSPAPSTTTSATQRKQDATKPAGKKRMRSGTGGAGSGSDAERGAASGAEVSDSAVAKKLKINPPGVSSKRGTPAGSRAGSPPVRPSTPATATTAAPVGSFPTHAEVHAAIPPTGISSGDLLKLFRHRLGDMKTNYPKFIAIVKEVGVFAKEDKLLRPAPNFKPSGS, from the exons ATGAGCTCGGTCCCGCCAAACGGGCCGCCCGGTCGAGTACCTCCAGCTGGTCGTGCTGGGCCTTTTATCAAGGTTCGCCGTCCAAAACCCGCAGACCCGCTAGTGCGTCCAAAAAAGAGACCGATTCCACGCTCTCAAGGTCTGGCGCCGGGTGGTGCCCCTGTTGCCAATGGACAACCACGCCCTTCGCCACAACTTCCTCCGAAACCTCAATCAAATACCTCCACCCCGAAGCCTCCTCCCATCCCTAGTGCAGATGATATGACTGTGAATGGCTTCAGCGGGCCCCTCCTTTGTCAGAATTACGTCGATTTTGCATTGGTCACTACCAAACGTGCTATGAAGGAGGGCTTAAAACACCATGTCGCCAAATTCTTGTCGAAAAAGAATATTGATCCCAGAGACGAATCGCAGTTTACACGTCCAGTCCGACTCCAACGTCGTGACCCGAGAGCTACCACTGAGCCACCGCCGATCGAAAGACAACAGAACGCGCAGAAGGGACGAGAAGGAAATCTAACTGAGGCCGAACGAGAAGCGTTAGAGGCCAAGAAGGCTGCTAGAGCCAAAGAACGCGAAGAGAATCTGGCACAAATTGCCCCTTCAGCTTCTGGTGGCCCTAAACGCACAAACGTCCCGAAACAGCGCATCCAGCAGGTGTTTAAATCGGAGATGACACCCGAGGAGATCGCGAAAGCTCGCGTAAAATACGAAGAAGCGCTCCCTTGGCACTTAGAAGACTTCGATAATAAGAATACCTGGGTTGGTAAATACGAGGCCGCCATGTCTGAGACCTACGCGATGTTTGTTCTAGAGCAGAATGGCAAGCTGCGGCTGGTTCCAATAGACAAGTGGTATAAATTTAGTGGGAAAAATCCGTTCAAAGCTCTTACcattgaagaagctgaaaaATACATGTCCAAGAAAATTAAAGATCCACGGTGGTTCATGGAAAAGGAGCAGGAGCGAAAGCAAGAGCGGGAATTAGCAGACTTTGCGAAACAACGTAAAGTTTATACGGGAAGAGTGGTGTCTTCTGGTGTTGGAGAAGGTGGCGAAGGCGATGATATGGACTTTGAGGAGGACAGATTTGctgatgatgaagaacatgttgtggtggaagaagatgaggaaGCCAAGCTGGCGGAGAAGCGTATCAAAAAAGACCAATTAAAGGCTAACGTATTCAATTTAAGGGATGAAAGGGATTATGAGGCCGAGGAGAATCAGGAGcgaagagagaaagaggcGCTTAAGGAGTTTGGAAAGAAGGTTCGGAAAGCCCTCCAGCGGCGCGAAAAGAACTATGACTATAGTAGCGGGTCTGATGCCAATCCCTGGTCTGAAGATGAG AATACGGACGAGTCTGAAGCCGAACGAATTAGAgcggaggaggagaagaaggaaggAGAAAAATCATCTGCGCCCCAGACAAAGGGTACAAGTACACCATCTGATCGGGGAAAATTCACAGATGCGTTGAAAAAGGGTCCCACGCAGCAAATGAAGAAACGCCCCGGTTCACCAAACGTTTCCGACGCCAGCGGCACGGATACTCCACGCAAGAAAGCCAAGAACAAACACATCGGCCAGCCATTGTCTACAACAGGCTCCAAACCTGGTTCGAGACCCATGTCTCCTGCACCGTCGACCACTACTTCCGCTACTCAACGAAAACAGGATGCCACAAAACCAGCTGGGAAGAAACGCATGCGGAGTGGAACCGGCGGTGCGGGCTCTGGTAGTGACGCAGAGCGAGGCGCCGCCTCCGGTGCAGAAGTGAGCGACAGCGCAGTAGCAAAGAAACTGAAAATCAATCCTCCCGGCGTGTCTTCGAAGAGGGGCACTCCAGCCGGTTCCCGCGCCGGTAGTCCTCCTG TCCGCCCATCTACCCCCGCAACAGCCACAACTGCAGCCCCAGTCGGATCCTTCCCCACGCACGCCGAGGTCCACGCTGCCATTCCTCCTACCGGTATTTCATCCGGTGATCTGCTCAAACTCTTCCGTCACCGTCTAGGCGATATGAAAACCAACTATCCGAAATTCATCGCCATCGTCAAAGAGGTCGGCGTGTTCGCTAAGGAGGATAAATTACTGAGACCAGCGCCCAATTTCAAACCTTCTGGTTCTTGA
- a CDS encoding uncharacterized protein (EggNog:ENOG410PJJC~COG:D), whose protein sequence is MITFDGWQTTEWEGRGTIAYVSEASKKEFLNLPPEVHARLQLAIAQLDNQNSVVRRVIVGRFTPPKISTVEKYELARYNVDWPSPTAEHDVLDPPRKTSRTMVARIQYNKTKTDYMEYLSSHVPQWEMSDGQLKEREATRVELVKIAARAIRERMTDLGLPTSDFTVALHCFGSFCSGFAVPSSEMDLTVVTRGVPSILDSELPRLFKAAYIAAGFNVYTEPEGPIGFTVQEKSEDETSECIPLYNIHFENVALKMRTTTLLRCYRACDDRVYEMGVFIKYWAHARQIDDPKAGTLPSFNYILMLLHYLMKVATPPVIPNLQLSNIGMRNLEWIEGHETFFWDNFEEIARVAGKGILTSNRQSAGELLRGFFTYYSPAESGNRRWSTRYSKFNWKNDVVSIRNPNLTSKETKRWDCSFFNKDGTRTWNFLAIEDPFNPNNNLAKSISKGSVFIIRREFERVNMIMNRAEFVPGFGWEWANNNDEVGEDIFDDRIPATLNPAD, encoded by the exons ATGATTACATTTGATGGCTGGCAG ACTACCGAATGGGAAGGGCGTGGGACCATTGCTTATGTTTCGGAAGCCTCAAAGAAAGAATTCCTGAACCTCCCACCCGAAGTCCATGCTCGTCTGCAGCTTGCAATTGCCCAGCTTGACAACCAGAATTCCGTCGTCCGTCGGGTCATCGTTGGAAGATTTACTCCGCCCAAGATTTCCACCGTTGAAAAGTATGAGCTGGCTCGCTACAATGTCGATTGGCCTTCTCCTACAGCTGAGCATGACGTCCTAGATCCTCCACGCAAAACCAGCCGCACCATGGTTGCCAGAATCCAATATAATAAGACTAAGACGGACTACATGGAATATCTTTCGTCTCACGTTCCGCAGTGGGAAATGTCAGATGGTCAATTAAAGGAACGCGAGGCCACTCGGGTTGAGTTGGTCAAGATTGCAGCTAGGGCTATCAGGGAACGTATGACTGATCTAGGCTTACCAACAAGCGATTTTACCGTGGCATTGCATTGTTTCGGCAGCTTCTGCTCTGGCTTTGCAGTCCCTTCTTCCGAGATGGACCTGACTGTTGTCACTAGAGGTGTCCCTTCCATCCTGGACTCCGAGCTGCCACGCCTTTTCAAGGCGGCTTACATTGCGGCAGGTTTTAACGTGTATACGGAGCCGGAGGGGCCAATCGGCTTCACTGTCCAGGAGAAAAGCGAGGACGAAACCTCCGAGTGCATCCCTTTATACAATATTCATTTCGAGAACGTTGCCTTGAAAATGCGAACCACGACTCTTTTGCGATGCTATCGGGCTTGTGACGATCGAGTCTACGAAATGGGTGTTTTCATTAAGTATTGGGCCCATGCTCGCCAGATCGATGATCCAAAGGCTGGCACCTTGCCGTCGTTCAACTACATCCTCATGCTCCTTCACTATTTGATGAAAGTTGCAACGCCACCCGTTATTCCCAACCTGCAGCTTTCAAACATTGGAATGCGGAATCTTGAATGGATCGAAGGACATGAAACATTCTTCTGGGATAACTTTGAAGAAATTGCTCGTGTTGCTGGCAAGGGAATACTGACATCCAACCGCCAGTCAGCTGGTGAACTCCTCCGCGGCTTTTTCACTTACTACTCCCCAGCGGAATCGGGCAACCGGCGCTGGTCAACTAGATATTCTAAGTTTAACTGGAAGAATGACGTTGTCTCCATTCGCAACCCAAATTTGACTTCCAAAGAGACGAAGCGCTGGGACTGCAGCTTTTTCAACAAGGACGGCACTCGGACCTGGAACTTCCTCGCCATCGAAGATCCGTTCAACCCCAACAACAACTTGGCAAAGAGTATCTCCAAGGGCTCCGTTTTTATCATTAGGCGCGAATTTGAACGTGTGAATATGATTATGAATCGTGCAGAATTTGTCCCTGGTTTCGGCTGGGAATGGGCTAACAACAATGATGAAGTTGGGGAAGACATTTTCGACGATCGTATCCCCGCTACGCTCAACCCTGCAGATTAA